GTGAATCTAAACTAGGAACCCGTGTCCCTCCGTCCTTCCTGCACGCAACTATGCGACCGCTCGCTGGCGTCCGACGACCGTCGGCCCACGTCGCCAAGACGGTTCTCGATCCGTGTGGCCCCGAGCAATGCAGCGAAGAAGACGAGACAGCCGCTTGTGGTCCTCCGTGTGCTGAATCTAATGCGGCGAGGTTTCGCCTTTACTGGGGTGCGACACCGTCCGCACCAATTGATGGGATGTTCAGTTTTGCTCCCGCGAAGACCATGGCGGAAACGATTGTTCCATTTCAACGCCCGGCTCTGGATATGCCATTCATATCAGCTGGTTTGTCTCAGAATTGGCGAGCGTGTCCAGCCGAAGCACAGCCCGCCTGGCGGGCGATTGCTGAAAGAGTCTTAGAGCAGGGTCTTGAACTCGGAGTCTCGTTCGAGATTGTGCCGAGCAAGCGCTCGTTCTAAGGAGAGAGCGCGAACCCATGAGCCCCAGATTTGATGGTCGGGAGGGGACAGGGGTGAACGCCGCTGATGCTCTGCGGTGGACACTATGGAGCTGAACATTGAACTGCGGGAAGTCGGATCGTCCGATGAGTTCAAATCGATTGTATTGAAAAAGCGAGCGGCCATTAGTTCAAAGCCCCCAATCACGAGGCATTATGTCGCGTTGTGTAATAAGCAGGAAGTTGCATTCGTTGCGATCGACGTTCCGCCGAACAAAGGATACTTGTGTATTTATGAGTTGCTCGTAGAGCCAAAAATGCGTTGTCGCGGCTTGGGTTCGGCTGTGGTTAGGAAATGTCAGGAAATGGCGAGACAGCTTGGTTGCAAGAAGATATGCCTTATTCCTCGACCGATCGAGGCGGGCACTACGGAAGAGCAATTGGTTCGTTGGTATACAAGGCTAGGGTTCGTTCAGAGTAAGGAACAGGATAGTCTTCTCGAGATTGTTTTCTGAAGTCGGCGGATCAGGCTGAGGTGGATGAATACTGGGACAAGCTGGTGAAGGCGGGGGCGACGCCCACGCAATGTGGTTGGATCAAGGACGTTCGGTCTCTCCTGGCAGATTGTCCCGCGACGGTTCACGGAGCTGATCGCTGACAGGGACCCCGCGAAGGTGAAGGCTGTAATGGACGCCATGTTGACGATGGTGAAGCTGGACGTGGCGGAGCTCGAGAGGGCCTGCAACGAGGCGTAGTCGTGCTCGTCGACCGTAGCTGGCAGCGGCTGTTCCCAGCCTCACGATTCTACACCGACCGGAAGGCCGGAATTGCGAAACCCGCCTCGTGCCACACCCTCCGGCACTCCTTTGCGACTCACCCGCTGGAGTCCGGCACCGACATCAGGACCATCCAGGAACTCCTCGGCCATAGCGATGTGACGACAACCATGATCTACACCCACGTGCTGAACAAGGGTGGCCTCGGCGTCAGGAGTCCCCTAGACCGATGAGCGCGATCACATGGGCAGTGTTTCACTTGTTAGCCTGCGAGTTACGCAGTATTATTTCCGCGCGTGGGACGCATCTGATGGTACAACAGGGCTCGTGTGCCGCAGCCTATCAGGATAGACTGCGACCAAACAAATGTAGAAGATCAGTAGAACAATAGTCAGGCCTCCAAAAGGAGCAGTCTTATGATCGACGAGATTTTGTTATGACACGTCAGGCGCAACACTATCGCTGGCTCGTTGTGTTCCTGTGGATCTCAGTGATTGCATGGGGCGTCGGGCTCGGTGCCAAGCTGTTCGAGTTCACAGTCGTGATCTCCGCATGGGCTGCCGACCCCCCAGCCTCGCTCTCCATGATGCCATACGGTCCTGGTCACCCTTACGATCCCGGCGACTTTTTCCTACCGCTGAGTATCCTGCTCCTCATCGGTACCGTCGGGGCACTGGTTTGCGGGAGAAGGGCCTTGCGCAGTTACAGGATTTGGCTTTGGGTGGGACTCGCATCGCTTCTGGTCATCTGGTTGGCGACCCCTACGCTCTTCTGGCCTATGATTGGAGATCTCTACTACGCTGGCACGGGGTCCCGCCCCTTGGAAGCATCAGCCGCTCAAAGCCTTGTGAATCGATGGCTCGTGCTCGATTGGCTGCGTACAGCGCTCATCGCTGTGGGGTTCGTCAGTGCTATTCAAGCTGTCAGTTCGAGACACCGGGCATTTGGGTCCTAACAACAGCATGCAGCGAACGGCGCTTCGCGCCGCCGCTGATGCTGAGCGTTAGCTAGTCACACCAAAAGGAAAGGAGGGATCGGCATGAGAAACAACAAGTGTCTTGTCTTAGCATCCGTAATCACTGCAGCCCTCACCCTTCCCGCTTTCGGGCAGGAGCCCCCACGAATGAAGATGACGACGGACATTCCC
This is a stretch of genomic DNA from Candidatus Krumholzibacteriia bacterium. It encodes these proteins:
- a CDS encoding VOC family protein, with the translated sequence MDEYWDKLVKAGATPTQCGWIKDVRSLLADCPATVHGADR